The genomic region ATGAGCGCCGACGGTTCCACAGCGGTGACGTCGCGATCGGTGGGCTCGTAGGAGCCGGTGCCGGCGCCGACGTTCAGAACGGTCCGCGCGTCGCCGAGCGCCGCCCAGAGCCTCGCGGCGATCCGCGGGTCGGTGCGCCGCGTCACTGTGTACGTGGCGCCGATGGTGTCGTACAACTGCCCGCTGGCCATGTCGTCACCTCTCCTGAGTGTCGGCACGATGTATCGGGTCGATACGTCGGAACGCTATGTCCTGAGGTGTCGGGCCGCAAGCCCCTGCGCGTCCGCTCTCCTGCGTGGCCGTTCTCCTGCGTGGCCGTTCTCGCGTGGGCGCGTGCCGGCCTGCTCGGATGCGCGTCGCGCTGGCCGGAGGGTGACCGCTACCCGGCCGAAAATGAGCGGCCGGCGACGGGCCGTCCCGCTACGGTGTGCCGATGCCCGCCACCGTTCACGTCCGCGAACTCACCGTCGACGACCTCGACGACGCCTGGGCGCTGGGCTGCCTCGCGTTCGGCTCCGATCCGCAGCAACGCCATCCGCGCACCACGGTCGACGTGCCCGGCATGACCCGCTACGGCGCGTTCGACGACAACGGCCGGCTCGTCGGCAAGGCCGTCGACCTGCACCACGACCAGTGGTGGGGTGGGCGGGCAGTATCGGCCGCCGACGTGGGCGGGGTGGCCGTCGCCCCCGAGGCCCGGGGCAGGGGAGCGGCCCGCGCGATGCTCACCGCACTGCTTCGCGGCGCCAACGAGCGCGGTGCGGCACTGAGCGCCCTGTATCCCACAGTCGCCGCCCCGTACCGCGCCTGTGGCTGGGAAGCGGCAGGCGTGCTGCGTACCCTCGATGTGGCAACCGCCGCGCTGCCCCGGCACCGGCCGGATCCCCGGCTCACCGTCCGCGCCGGCACTCCCGCGGACCTGCCCGCCGTCACCGCCCTGTACGAGCGGGTCAGCCGGTACCGCAACGGGATGCTCACGCGCCGGGGCGAGCTGTTCGACGTCTCCGCCGCCGACGGCGGTCTGCCCGGCGACGCGCTCACCCTCGTCGAGGACGGCGGCGACCTGGTTGGCTACGCCAGCTGGGAGCGGGGCCATGGCTACGACGCCAACTCCGTGCTCACCGTCGACGAGGCTCTGGCCGTGACCCCCGAGGCCGCCCGGGAACTCGTCGGCGTGCTCGGCAGTTGGGCAAGCGTCGCGCCCACCCTGCGGCTGTGTCTCCTCGACGGCGACGCCGTCAGCACCCACCTGCCGCTGGAGTCGGCCCGCGAACACAAGCGGAACCTGTGGATGCACAGGCCGGTGGACGTCGCCCGGGCGGTGAGCGCACGTGGCTGGCCCGCCCACACCCGGGGTGCTGTCGACTTCACCCTCGCCGACCCGCTCGCCGAGTGGAACACCGGCACCTGGCGGTTGACAGTCGCCGACGGCGCAGCCGAGCTGACCCGGGTCGGCGGCGACCCGGACCTGCACCTGGACGTACGGGGCTTCGCCCTGCTCTACGCCGGCGCCGCCCGCGCCCGCGCGGTCGCCGAGGCGGGCCTGCTGCACGCCACAGGTGTACGACCCGACGCCCTGGACCTGCTGGGCGCCGGCGGCCCGGCGCAGATGCTCGACTACTTCTAGACGAAGGCGGTGACGCCCTCGTATTCCCCCACCGGGGCGGCGCCGACATGCTGGTACTCAAGCAGGAGCAGGCCGTTCGCCGTCGCCTCATGGTGAACGAGTCGGAGGCCGACCGGTGTGCTCGGGTGGTCGAGCAACCGCCGCCCGGAGCCGGTCACGGTGGGGGCGACGGCGAGTCGGAGTGTGTCGACGAGGCCGGCGGACAACAGTGCCCTGCCGAGTCGTGTACTGCCGTGGATCTGGAGTTCTCGTCCCGGCTGTGCCTTGAGCCTCCCAACGGTCTCGATCGGGTCGCCGCGGAGCACGGTCGTGGGGTGCCAACTACCCTGCGTGATGGTGTTGGACACAACGTACTTCGGGAGTGAGTTCATCCGTTCGGTGAAGGGGTCGTTCGGGTCGGTGATCTGCGGCCAGTCGCGGGCGAACGCCTCGTAGGTCCGACGCCCCAGCAGCAGACCGTCGGCGAGATCGAGCCAGTCGGAGGTGCATTGGACGAACACCGTATCGAGGTAGGGCACGAGCCAGCCGCCCCGGGTGAAGTCGTCGCTCGTGTCCTCGGTCGGCGAGCCGGGACCCTGGCTGACCCCGTCGAGGGTGACGAACTCGGTGAGGGAGATCTTCATCGGGTGACCTGATTTTCGGCGATGTCGGCGAGTTGTGTGGCGACCGAGCCCCAGCCGTCCGCGAAGCCGAGTTCCTCGTGCCGGGCGCGCGCGGCGGAATCACCGTGGCGGACACAGATCCGGTAGTCCGTGCCGTCGGCATGATCGCTGAATGTGATCTCGGCGGTCATGCGGACCGGGATGGTGTTCGCCGGGCGCCAGGCGCTGTCGATCGCGTTGGTGAACACGATCCGGTCGAGTTCGTCGACCACAAGGAATGTCGCGTCGAGGTGTGGGACGAACTCCACCCCGTCGTCGCTCATCCGGGTCACGAACGCGCCACCGGGCCGGACCTCCAAGCGGTCGACGCGGCAACGGGCCGGAGCCGGAACCCACCATTTTTCGAAGCGGGACGGGTCGGTCCACGCGCTCCACACGGCAGCGCGGGGGGCGCGGATGACCCGCTCCAGGGTCAGGTCCAGCTCGGGATTCACTGTTGGTTCTCCTTGAGATCGGTAACGAGGCGTTCGAGGCGATCGGTGCGCCCTTCCCAGATCCGGCGCTGCTCTGCCATCCAGTCGTCGACGACGGCGAGGCCCTCGCGGTTGAGCACACAGGTGCGCACCCGGCCGGACTTGACCGTGCGGATCAGCCCGCTGGCCTCGAGCATCCGTACGTGCTTCATGAATGAGGGAAGGGTCATCGGAAACTCGCGGGCGAGTTCGCCGACACTCGTCGGACCGCGGCCGAGGCGTCGAATGACCCCACGCCGGGTCGGGTCGGCGAGGGCGACGAACACGCCGTCCTGCCGTGCCGAATACTGTGCCATGCGGCTAAGTGTTGTCTGCGGCAAAACTTAGCGCAAGGGCAAAGTATTCGGCGCCCCCGGGGGATAGCCGAGTAGGGGCGCGACCGACTGCGGCGACCACGACTGGCACAACGCGGACGGCATGGCGGAACACTGTTGTCGCTGCGTGGTCGGCCGCCGGCCGTACGACCCGGCCCATTCCGGTTCGACGGGCTGAGGTCGGGCGACTCGCCCGATGGTGGAGGGTGACCCGCCGGTCAGGCCGGGGTTGCCGCCAGGTCGGCGTTCGCCCGCTGGGTGACCAGGGTGAGGACCCGGGCGACCGTGCTCGCCTCGTCGGCCGGGATGTCCCCGTAGAGCCGAGCGGTGATGTCAGCGACGGCGGCGGAGACGCGGCGCTGGGTGGCGTGGCCGGTGTCGGTGAGCCGCACGCGCGGGTCCTCGGCGTCGCTCTCGTCGAGGCGCGCGAGGCCAGCGTCGAGCAGGCCCGCGATCACCTCGTGCACCGCCGATTTGTCGATCTTGAGGGTGCTGGTGATCCGGTGCGCGATCCGCGTGCGCTCGACGGCGCCGTCGGCGAGGACGTTGAGCGCGAGCACCTGCCCGAAGGTGAGCCCGAGCGGGGCGACGGCTCGCTCCAGCAGGGCCCGGGTGGCGTAGTGGGCCTGGCCGATGACCTGCCCGGTGAGGGTGGGAGTGGACATGACGCCTCCTTCGAAACGTTGGCAGGCCCAACGTTGGCTGCCCCAACGTAACACGCATCGTGGGTCGCACCAACGATTGCTGTTAGGCTGCCGCCCATGGAGTCCAGCTCCCCACAGGCGCCCGCCGGGCTACGCACCACCCCGAGCTGGCTGCTCAGTCAGACCGCCGGCCACGCCGCCCGCCTCGTCGCCGCAGGCTTCGCCGCGTACGACCTGCGCGGCTACCACTTCCGGCTGCTCGCCGCGCTGGCCGAGGGTGGCCCCGCCAGCCAGGCCGACCTCGGCCGGCGCTGCGCCATCGACCGCAGCGACGTCGTGGCAGCCATCAACGAGCTGGCCGGTCGGGGGCTCGTCGTCCGCGCCCCCGACCCGGCCGACCGTCGCCGCAACGTCATCAGCCTCACCGCCGCCGGCGCCGACCAGGCCCGCCAGTTGGCAGACACCGTCGGCAGTGTCCAGGACGACCTGCTCGCACCGCTGTCCGAAAGCGAGCGAACGCAGTTGACGCGCCTGCTCACCCGGCTGCTGGAGCACCACAGCCAGCGCTGACCCGCCTCAGCGGGCCTCGCGCAGCTCCGCCAACCGTGCCTCGATCTCGGCCAACTCGGCGCGCAGTTTCTCGGCCTGCTGCTCGGCCTCGGCCCGCTCGGTGCCGAGGATCTGCTCCACCGCCTCCTGCACACCGGGCACGTCGACGAGCGCCACCATCTTCAGCGCCTCTGCCGGCTTCACCACGTACGGCTTCGCGAGCGCCTTGCTGCCCTGCTGCGCGGCGACAGTCCACTCGCCGTCGGCGTACGCCAGCGTCACAGTGAGCCCCGCCGGGCCCTTCGGTTTGGTCGCCTTGACCGTCCGCCGTGCCGGCGGCTTCTCCACCTGTTCCACCTTCGGCTCCTCCCGCCGCTGCGCCGGCACCCGCGGCGTGTCCAACACGAACTCCGGCTCCGGTGCCGCAGAGGGCTCCGGCGTCGGCGGTTCCGGCTTCGGCTCGACAACCCGACGACCGGCGCCCTTGGGGGCGATCGCCAGGTCGGCGGGGGAGAACGGCAACTCGTCGCGGCCGAAGCGCACCACCACGAACTCGTCGGACACCTCCGGGTCGGTCAGCTCGACGACCTGGCCCACCTGGCCGGCGATCTGGCCCGCCGAGGCGGTGAACACCACCCGCGGTTTACGCCCGGCCGCCAACGCATCCCGCAGGCTCTGCACCTCGTCAGTGGACAAACCCTGGCCGGCATCCATCGCAACCCTCTTCCGTACACCTGTTTGATTGGTGTCTTGATACCAGCCCGCTGCGACAGCCGCCGCACGGGGCTCGCGCCCGTTCAGCCGCCCAGCGCCCGTAGTGCCCGATCGGCGTGGTCGTTCATGCTGACCTCGCTGTGGATCACCTCGATGATCCGCCGGTCCGTGCCGATGACGAACGTCATCCGCTTGGTGCTCAGCGGACCCAGCGGCAGCCGCCGCCGCACCCCGAACCGCCCCGCGACAGTCCCGTCCACGTCGGACAACAGCGGATAGTCGAAATCGTGCAGCGTGGAGAACTCCGCCTGCTTCTCCACGGTGTCGCGGCTGATGCCCACCCGCGTCGCGCCCACCGCCGCGAACGCCGCAGCCAGGTCCCGGAAGTGGCAGCTCTCGGCCGTGCAGCCACGGGTCATGGCCGCCGGGTAGAAGAACAGCACCACCGGACCGGTCGCCAGGAACTCCGACAACCGCCGTGGTGTCCCCGTCTCGTCCGGCAGCTCGAAGTCCTCCACCACGTCGCCGACAGTCACACCCGCCACCGCGCACCTCCGCTCGTCAGTCGGGACAGGCGGTGAGCGTAAGCGATCACGCCCACAGCGCCGCCACCTCATCCGCGAGCGCAGCGGCCTGCGCCCGGCCGGCCCGCGCCGATCCGGCCCGACGCGCCGGATCCAGCACGTTGCGGCCGATCGCCTTACGCGCGCCCCCGTCCGGTGTCACCACCAGTACCCGCGACCCGGCCTGCCGCAACTCCGCCACGTGCGCCGACAGCCGGGGCATCGGGCCGAACGCCACCGACGTCGGCGCGATCACCAGCACCCGCCGCGCGCCGGACGCCAGGTCCGCGTTCACTGCCGAGCGCATCCCGCCGTCGATGTAGCGGCGTGCGCCGATCGTCACCGGCGGCCACACCCCGGGCACCGCGCAACTGGCCCCGACCGCGTCCACCAGCGACACTGCGCTGTCGCCGTCGAACACCACGAACTCGCCCGAGGCGGCGTCCACGGCGGTCACCAGCAACCGTCGCGCCGGCCACTCCCGCACCGGCAGCCGGGCCTCGATGACCGCGCGGCGCGAGGCCTCCGACGGGGTACGCGCCGCCACCGCCATCGCCCCGATCCGCGCCCGTGACCGCACCGCGTCCCGGGTCCGCCCGCCGGCCCACACCAGCTGTGCCAGCGTCATGAACCCCAGCCGTGCCGGCCGCTCGCCCGACGGCGGCGTCAACTGCTCGGCGTACAACTGCTCCAGGGGCAGCCCTGAGCACACCTGCGCGCCCACCACCGAACCCGCCGACGTGCCCACCACCAGATCCGCCTCGGAGACGTCCACGCCCCGCTCGGCCAGCCCGGCCAGCAGCCCCAGCTCCCAGGCCACGCCGGTCACCCCGCCACCACCGAGCACCAATGCCCGCTCCATGTGACTCTCCTCTCGACGACCGGCCCGCGTCGGTCACGGTAGCGTCGGCGCGACCGGTACGCGGCCCAGGAGACCAGCGGAGGCACCATGGCACCCGTCACCGTCATCACCGGCGGCGGCCGGGGCATCGGCGCGGCCACCGCCCGCCGCCTCGCCGCTGCCGGGCACCACGTCGCGCTGTGCTACCTCCGCGACCACGCCGCCGCCGAGACGGTCGTGGCCGACCTGCGGGCCACCGGCGTCTCAGCCGTCGCGGTGTGCGCCGACACCACCGACCCCGACCAGGTCGACGAGCTGTTCACCGCCGCCGCGCGGCTCGGCCCGCTCACCGGCCTGGTCAACAACGCCGGTGTCACGAGCCCCATCGGGCCGTTCACCGAGCTGCGCGTCGAGGACCTGCGCCGCGTCGTCGACGTCAACCTCATCGGGTACGTCCTCTGTGCCCAGCAGGCGGCCCGCCGGATGACCGACGGTGGGGCCATCGTCAACGTGTCCTCCGCGGCGGCGACCCTCGGCGGCCCCGGCGAGTACGTGCACTACGCCGCGGCCAAGGGCGCCACCGACACCCTCACCGTCGGCCTGGCCAAGGAACTCGCCCCACGTGGCATCCGGGTCAACGCCGTCGCTCCGGGCATCGTGCGCACCGACATCCACGCCGTCTCCGGGGTGCCCGACCGTCCCGACCGGGCGGCCGGCCGCATCCCGCTGGGCCGGGCCGGCGAACCCGACGAGGTCGCCGCCGCCATCGCGTGGCTGCTCGGTCCGGACGCCTCGTACACCACCGGCACTGTGTTGCGCGTCGCCGGCGGTCTCTGACCCCGACGGGTCCGTCGCCCCCTCGTGCGGCGCGCTGCCAGGGGACTCGTGCGCGGCGGCTCGACAGCATCGGTCAGACTCGGTCGTACCCCGCGACACCCCCGTACCCCTTCGTCCGATGGTTGGAGCGCATGTCCCACACCCTCCTCGTCTGGTTGGTCGGCGGCGTCCTGCTGGTGGGCGCCGGGCTCGCGACGACACTGGCCCCCGCCCGGCGGGCACGGGACCGCAAGCGGCGGACCGCCTGGTCGGCCGCCCGCGCGGCCATCGACAGCGCGGCCATCAGCCGGGACGCGGCGCCGAACCCAGTGCCGGCGGCCGAGCACCTGCTGGCCCGCGCCGAGCTGATCGCCGCCGCACGCGGCGGGGTTTCCGCCGCCCGGACGGCGGAACACCAGGCCCAGCAGGCCGACCGGTTGTGGCGGGGGCACCCGTGACGGCCCGCCGGTCGCGCCGCTACGAGGCGCTGCGCTGGGTGCTCCTGGGCATCGCCGTGGTCGTCCTGGTGATCTTCCTGGGTGCCCAGCAGCAGCACGGCGCCGACGTCAGCTACGGTCGGTCGCCGGCCGAATCGGTGACGGCCCCGAAGGGGCCGGCTCCCCAGGCGGCCGATCCGACCGTGCCGTCGGTGGAGGAGATGACGGCGCTGGTGGACGCCAGCCCCGTGGTGCGGTTGCCCGGCTCGATCGCAGGGTGGGACGAGCAGCAGGTCCGTGAGGTGGCCGGCGACTTCCCGGTCCGCATCCTGGTCGCGCCGCCCTGGCTCGACGAGGACGAACAACGCCGGGTACGCGACGTGGAGAACGCCACCATCACGGTGATCGGCACCGAGGTGTCCGGCGACATCTACCGGGCCGTACCCGATGACCTGCCGAGTTGGCGTGCGCACTTCGCCACCGCCGACGTGACGGGCTCGCTTGTGGCACTGATCGCCGGGATGCGGGAGGTGCCTACCCCGGCCGACCACGACGTGCTGCGCTGGCGCGAGCCGAGCGGTCCGGAGTTGGCGGCCGTCGCCGCCGACCTGCGGACCAAGGGCCTGCACGCCGCCGCGGGAGCGAGTCTCACCGCGGTGCCGGGCAAGGCCGCGAAGACCGCGTTCCCGGACGGCGCCCTGTACGTGGCGCTTCCGCCGCAGCCGTTCGGAGAACCCCTGCCCCGCTTCGGGCCGGCCCTGACCGGCCTGTTCCCGGATACCCCGATCATCGTGATGTACGGCAACTGGATCGAATACCACGGCCCGGCGGCGGATTTCGCCGAGGTGGCCGGGGCGAGCTTCTACGGCCACTTCGCCGACCGGATCAGCCAGTACGACTATTCGCAGGACCACGTGCTGGCGGTCTACCTGAACCGGGTCACCGACATTCGCTACGCGGGGCTGTTCGACCGTCCGCTGCCGTACCGGCCGGTCGACCCGCTGCGGGTGGCGCTGCCCGCGCTGCCGTGGCTGTTCGCGGGCTGCGTGGCGATGTTCCTGGCCCTGTCGGTCCGGTCGCTGCGCCGGTCGAACGGCACGGGGATCCGGCGGGGCAACGGAGCGCCGGCCCGGCTGGCCGGTCTCACGGCGCTCGCCGTCGAGATGTCCCTGCTGACCGACGCGCGCAGCAACCCGGCGTTGACAAGGGGCATCGTCAAGCTCCAAGCGGCGCGTGCCGCGTTGGACGAGGAGTTGCCGGAGCACCACGTGCTGTCGTTGTTGAAGGAGGCGGCCGACGAACTGGACGACAGCGCCCGAACGTCGGGCCTGATCAGTTACCGGCCGGAGCTCTACCTACAGGGCAGGTTGTCGTGAAGAAGTCGCTCGGTGCTCTGGCAAGCACGTCCTTCGGTCTCGCCGTGCTTGCCTGCCTGGTGCTTGCCGGTTGGGCACTGTGGACCGGCGGGGTGCTCGACGGTCCGGCCGCCCGCCAGGTCCGCACGTCCTCCGTCTACGCGGCACCAGGTGTCGACCTGGACCGGGCCGCGGCCGAACGGATCATCGGCAACCGCCGCCTTGTCGTGCTGCTGCTGGAGCCGGGCGCCGACCTGCGGAAGGGCTGCCGCCAGGTCGTGCGAGCCGCCGACGGGAACGTCGTGCTGGTGCTGAGCCGCGACGGCGATGACTACGACACGTGGGGCTGCGCGCTGCTGCCCGGGCGCGACGACGAGAACTTCGGCCGGGCCGCCGTGGCGGAGTCGATCATCGGCCGGGGCATCGACAATTTTGTCGACCGCCCGTTGGACGCGCTGAAGGTCATCACCGTCAATTACGACCTGTTGGTGAAGGCCGGCACCGTGCCCGACGGCACGCGCACGATCAGCCCGTCGCTGCCGCGTTTCCTGCTCGCGGGGGCGGCGATCGTGGCCGTCGTCATCGGCTCGACCACGCTCTATGTGGCGGGTCGCCGGGCGGGCAGGCTCGCAGCCGTCCGCCGGCGCCGCCGCGACGAGCACGCCGACGCCCGTAGCGCGCTGGGCGCCGGCGCGGCCGTGCTGGCTCAGCAGATCATCGACCTCGACAAGCGGTACGCGGCGACGCGCCGCCGCAGAGGTGTCACGGGAGCCGAGGAGGACTTCGGCAGGCGGTACCTGGCGCTGACGTCGGACTACGCCGGGTTGCTCGACCGCATCGAGACGGTCGACGCGGGCGACGACGCAGCCGTACGCCAACTCGTCGATCATGTCGACGCGCTGAGCCGGCGGGCGGCGCAGGCAAGTCGGTGACGGTGACTTCCGGCCGGCTTCACGACCCGGCCGGCTCGGCCCGCCACACCCAGTTGCGCCGCTCGTACAGCGGTGTGAGGCCGACCCGGAGCATGTTGGAAAGCGACGGGTTGGACGAGCCCGGGTCGGGTCGGCCGGTCTCGGAGACGACCCACAGGCAGCCGGCCCGCGCCGCGGCGGCCGCCCGGGCCGTCAGCAGCGCCGACTGCGCGCCGCGACCCCTGTGGCTCGGCACTGTCGCCCCGGTGTTGAGCGAGGCCACCGTGCCGTGGACGAACAGGTTGGCGGCGGCGACCATCTCGTCGCCGTCCCAGGCGGCGTACGGGTGGAAGCGCGGGTCGCGCACGGCGCCGGCGAGCATCGGCCCGAGGTGCTGCTCGGGCATGCCGAAGCAGCGCAGCACCACCGACGCCCACTGACCGTGCAGGTCCGGAGGCACTGGGCCGACCCGCAGGTCGGTGCGGCCGGGTCGGAGCGTGTCGATCTCGGCGGCGAGCTTCACCCAGGTGCTGCCGCCGGTGATGTTCTCCCGCGCGCAGATGTCGTCCCAGTCCGCCGGTAGCAGGTCGGGGGCGATCTGGAGGACGGCGGCGGGTGTCGCCTCGGCGCGGTAGAAGTCGCACACCGCGGCGATGAGGTCGGCGGTGACCGGCTCGTCGACGCCGAACCCGAGCGCCTTGCTCCAGTAGCCGGTGGGGTCGTGTCGCATGGACAGCACCACCCCGCCGCCCATCCGGGTGGCCGTCATGCCGAGCGCGGCCCGGACGTCGGTGGGCGCCCCCGCCTCGTACTGGAACATGAACTCGGCTTCGGTCTGTTCGGCGAGCGCGAGCATCGTCTGGTCGGCTGTCACGGGGGACCAGACTGCCACGGCGGTGGTGCCGCCGGCGGGCGGGTGGTGCCACAACTGCCTGGTCACTGGGTGCGAGCCGTCGGCCGCAATGGGTTGACCGACCCCACCGCAGCCCCTATCGTTCCAGTACGTAGAACGGCGTACGGCTCAGTCGAACGATTTGGCGGTTGTAATGGTCGAGGCAGCTCTGGGCATCATTGTTCCACCCGCCAACCCCACTGTTGAGCCGGAACTCCGTCGCCTGCTGCCGGCGCGGGTCCGCTACCACGTCGCCCGGCTGCCTGTCGTGAACGGCTCACTCGCGCAGCGGCTGGACCGCTACGCCGAACTGCTGCCGGACACCGCCGCCACGCTCGACGGCCTCGACCTGCGCGCCACCTACGTCGCCTGCACCGGCTGCTACTACCGGCCGGGTCGCGGCGACGTGCACCGCACCGACAAGGCGGCGAGCGAGCGGCTCGGCGCACCGGTGTTCGGGGCGGCGAACGCGGTCCGGCAGGTGCTCGACCGCCTCGCGGTCCGGTCACTGACCCTGATCTCGCCGTACCCGGACTGGCTCACCGAGCAGGCGGCGGCATTCTGGCGCGCGAACGGCCGCAGCGTCGGCACGCCGGTACCGGTGCCCGGCACCGGCGCCATCTACGACCTCAGCTCGACCACCGTCCGCGACACCGTGCGGCAGACCCTGCGCTCGCTCGCCGACGACGGTTTCCCGCCCGGGCACGCGGTGCTGCTGACCGGGACGGGCGCACCCAGCCTGGACGTCCTCGACGAGGTCCTGCCGCAGACACCCGTCCCGGTGCTGTCGTCCAACCTCGCCGGCGCCTGGCAGTTGCTGGAGACCGCCGGAATCACCCACCTGGCGGGCGAATCACCCAGCCCGGCGTTGCGGCACCTGGCCGCCACCCTGACTCAATCCCCCTCGACCGGAATCGTCGGCGTTGTCGCCGGCGGGAAGGAGTGAACGTGGCGTCCACCAGTCACGCCGTGCAAGCCCCAGTCGTCGTTCTCGGTGGCGGGCCGGTGGGCATGGTGACGGCCCTCGCCCTGGCCCGCCGGGACATCCCGGTGATCGTTCTCGAACGTGGCCCGGACGAGGTGCGGTCGGAGTGGCGCGGCTCCACCGTTCACCCCCCGACGACCGAACTGCTCGACGAGCTCGACCTGGCCGCCCCGCTGCTCAAGGAGGCGGTCCGGGTACACCGGCTGGACTACCGCGACCTGGAGCTGACCGAGTCCGCCTGCTTCTCCTACGAGGCGCTCGAAGGTGAGACCCGGTATCCGTTCCGGTTGCAGTACGAGCAGTACAAGCTGGTCCGGCTGCTGCGCCGCGCGGTCGCCGAGACACCGAACGTGGACATCCGGTTCGGGCACGACGTGGTCGGCCTGCGTCAGGACGACACGCATGTCGAGTTGGACGTGACTGTCGACGGCGCCCCGAGCGTGGTGAGCGCCCAGTGGGTGGTGGCCGCCGACGGCGCGCACAGCACCGCCCGCAAACTGCTCGACGTTCCGTTCCCCGGCTTCACGTACCCGACGCTGAGCCTTGTGGTGGCCACCCCGTTCCGCTTCGAGGACGCGGTGCCCGATCTCGGCGCGGTCGGCTACTGGTCCGGCCCGAAGGGCCGCTTCTCGCTGATCAGGACCCCCGACATCTGGCGTGCGGCGCTGTCGACGGGCACCGGCGTCGACGACGAGCCCCCGTCCGGCACGCACCCGGCCTTCCTGGCCGCCGTGGACCTGCTGCTGGGGGGCACGCCCGACGCCCGCGAGTTGCCGCTGAGCCAGCACCAGACCTACCGCAGCCACCAGCGGCTCGCGGAGTCCTTCCGGATCGGCCGGGTGCTGCTGGCCGGCGACGCCGCCCACCTGAGCAGCACCACCGGCGGCATGGGTCTGAACTCGGGCATCCACGACGCGGTGGCGGTCGCCATCGCGCTGGCCGAGCCGGACCCGGACACGGCCACCAGTGAGTACGCGCAACGTCGCAGGTCGATCGCCGAGCGCTTCGTCCAGCCGACCACGACGGAGAACCGCACCTCGGCCGACGGTGTCGAACTGGCCGGTCGCCGCGAGCGGCTGCTGCGCCTGCGGGCGCTCGCCGACAACCCCGAGGACGCCCGAAACTACCTCCGCCGTGTCAGTATGCTCGGGATCCAGCACTAGACGTCGGGCGTTCATCACAGCCAGATCGGTCAACCGCTGGCGTCGTTCCTATGCACCTCGAGAGGTGATCTGAATGGGGATCAGCGTGCCGACGTCCGAGTCGGAGGACGGTCATCGCTACACGACGAGCGGCCTGGGTC from Micromonospora profundi harbors:
- a CDS encoding dihydrofolate reductase family protein, with protein sequence MKISLTEFVTLDGVSQGPGSPTEDTSDDFTRGGWLVPYLDTVFVQCTSDWLDLADGLLLGRRTYEAFARDWPQITDPNDPFTERMNSLPKYVVSNTITQGSWHPTTVLRGDPIETVGRLKAQPGRELQIHGSTRLGRALLSAGLVDTLRLAVAPTVTGSGRRLLDHPSTPVGLRLVHHEATANGLLLLEYQHVGAAPVGEYEGVTAFV
- a CDS encoding DUF6403 family protein; protein product: MSHTLLVWLVGGVLLVGAGLATTLAPARRARDRKRRTAWSAARAAIDSAAISRDAAPNPVPAAEHLLARAELIAAARGGVSAARTAEHQAQQADRLWRGHP
- a CDS encoding ArsR/SmtB family transcription factor — encoded protein: MAQYSARQDGVFVALADPTRRGVIRRLGRGPTSVGELAREFPMTLPSFMKHVRMLEASGLIRTVKSGRVRTCVLNREGLAVVDDWMAEQRRIWEGRTDRLERLVTDLKENQQ
- a CDS encoding MarR family winged helix-turn-helix transcriptional regulator → MSTPTLTGQVIGQAHYATRALLERAVAPLGLTFGQVLALNVLADGAVERTRIAHRITSTLKIDKSAVHEVIAGLLDAGLARLDESDAEDPRVRLTDTGHATQRRVSAAVADITARLYGDIPADEASTVARVLTLVTQRANADLAATPA
- a CDS encoding peroxiredoxin, which gives rise to MAGVTVGDVVEDFELPDETGTPRRLSEFLATGPVVLFFYPAAMTRGCTAESCHFRDLAAAFAAVGATRVGISRDTVEKQAEFSTLHDFDYPLLSDVDGTVAGRFGVRRRLPLGPLSTKRMTFVIGTDRRIIEVIHSEVSMNDHADRALRALGG
- a CDS encoding SDR family oxidoreductase codes for the protein MAPVTVITGGGRGIGAATARRLAAAGHHVALCYLRDHAAAETVVADLRATGVSAVAVCADTTDPDQVDELFTAAARLGPLTGLVNNAGVTSPIGPFTELRVEDLRRVVDVNLIGYVLCAQQAARRMTDGGAIVNVSSAAATLGGPGEYVHYAAAKGATDTLTVGLAKELAPRGIRVNAVAPGIVRTDIHAVSGVPDRPDRAAGRIPLGRAGEPDEVAAAIAWLLGPDASYTTGTVLRVAGGL
- a CDS encoding MarR family winged helix-turn-helix transcriptional regulator, translated to MESSSPQAPAGLRTTPSWLLSQTAGHAARLVAAGFAAYDLRGYHFRLLAALAEGGPASQADLGRRCAIDRSDVVAAINELAGRGLVVRAPDPADRRRNVISLTAAGADQARQLADTVGSVQDDLLAPLSESERTQLTRLLTRLLEHHSQR
- a CDS encoding GNAT family N-acetyltransferase, which encodes MPATVHVRELTVDDLDDAWALGCLAFGSDPQQRHPRTTVDVPGMTRYGAFDDNGRLVGKAVDLHHDQWWGGRAVSAADVGGVAVAPEARGRGAARAMLTALLRGANERGAALSALYPTVAAPYRACGWEAAGVLRTLDVATAALPRHRPDPRLTVRAGTPADLPAVTALYERVSRYRNGMLTRRGELFDVSAADGGLPGDALTLVEDGGDLVGYASWERGHGYDANSVLTVDEALAVTPEAARELVGVLGSWASVAPTLRLCLLDGDAVSTHLPLESAREHKRNLWMHRPVDVARAVSARGWPAHTRGAVDFTLADPLAEWNTGTWRLTVADGAAELTRVGGDPDLHLDVRGFALLYAGAARARAVAEAGLLHATGVRPDALDLLGAGGPAQMLDYF
- a CDS encoding GNAT family N-acetyltransferase; translated protein: MTADQTMLALAEQTEAEFMFQYEAGAPTDVRAALGMTATRMGGGVVLSMRHDPTGYWSKALGFGVDEPVTADLIAAVCDFYRAEATPAAVLQIAPDLLPADWDDICARENITGGSTWVKLAAEIDTLRPGRTDLRVGPVPPDLHGQWASVVLRCFGMPEQHLGPMLAGAVRDPRFHPYAAWDGDEMVAAANLFVHGTVASLNTGATVPSHRGRGAQSALLTARAAAAARAGCLWVVSETGRPDPGSSNPSLSNMLRVGLTPLYERRNWVWRAEPAGS
- a CDS encoding patatin-like phospholipase family protein, which translates into the protein MERALVLGGGGVTGVAWELGLLAGLAERGVDVSEADLVVGTSAGSVVGAQVCSGLPLEQLYAEQLTPPSGERPARLGFMTLAQLVWAGGRTRDAVRSRARIGAMAVAARTPSEASRRAVIEARLPVREWPARRLLVTAVDAASGEFVVFDGDSAVSLVDAVGASCAVPGVWPPVTIGARRYIDGGMRSAVNADLASGARRVLVIAPTSVAFGPMPRLSAHVAELRQAGSRVLVVTPDGGARKAIGRNVLDPARRAGSARAGRAQAAALADEVAALWA
- a CDS encoding SRPBCC domain-containing protein, which codes for MNPELDLTLERVIRAPRAAVWSAWTDPSRFEKWWVPAPARCRVDRLEVRPGGAFVTRMSDDGVEFVPHLDATFLVVDELDRIVFTNAIDSAWRPANTIPVRMTAEITFSDHADGTDYRICVRHGDSAARARHEELGFADGWGSVATQLADIAENQVTR